One Primulina huaijiensis isolate GDHJ02 unplaced genomic scaffold, ASM1229523v2 scaffold37775, whole genome shotgun sequence genomic window carries:
- the LOC140968779 gene encoding uncharacterized protein produces MPSSDSFLRQLSTKEGWKSTSRRWVGGRGWGSSLEQMEGMNNVCYGSETGFFVVKKRVMVLVDQSSYSKHAMMWALTHVANKGDIITLLHVVPSSEFDKSSSHFLVSTLGSLCKACKPEVEVEALVIQGSKLGTVMSQVKKLEVSVLVLGQKEPSSLLYCLCLKSSTEEFVEHCIDTLECLTIGVRKQSGGVGGYLISTRWHKNFWLLA; encoded by the exons ATGCCAAGTTCAGATTCATTTCTTAGGCAACTAAGCACCAAAGAAGGATGGAAATCAACTTCCAGAAGGTGGGTTGGCGGCCGAGGATGGGGATCTAGCTTGGAGCAAATGGAAGGGATGAACAACGTGTGTTATGGGAGTGAGACGGGGTTCTTTGTGGTGAAAAAAAGAGTAATGGTTTTGGTGGATCAGTCTTCGTATTCTAAGCATGCAATGATGTGGGCTCTGACTCATGTTGCTAACAAGGGTGATATAATCACTCTTCTTCATGTCGTGCCTTCTTCCGAGTTTGACAAATCTTCGTCCCATTTCCTTGTTAGCACGCTTGGGTCACTCTGTAAGGCGTGTAAGCCTGAG GTTGAAGTAGAAGCACTGGTGATCCAAGGATCAAAGCTAGGCACAGTGATGAGCCAAGTAAAGAAACTTGAGGTGTCTGTTCTTGTTTTGGGTCAAAAGGAGCCTTCATCCTTACTCTATTG CCTATGTTTGAAAAGCAGCACGGAGGAATTCGTGGAACATTGCATCGATACTTTGGAATGCTTGACTATTGGAGTGAGGAAACAGAGCGGAGGAGTTGGCGGATACCTTATCAGCACAAGATGGCACAAAAATTTCTGGCTTTTGGCTTAG